A section of the Phacochoerus africanus isolate WHEZ1 chromosome 4, ROS_Pafr_v1, whole genome shotgun sequence genome encodes:
- the CD81 gene encoding CD81 antigen: MGVEGCTKCIKYLLFVFNFVFWLAGGVILGVALWLRHDPQTTSLLYLELGDKPAPNTFYVGIYILIAVGAVMMFVGFLGCYGAIQESQCLLGTFFTCLVILFACEVAAGIWGFVNKDQIAKDVKQFYDQALQQAIVDDDANNAKAVVKTFHETLNCCGSNTLTTLTTSVLKNSLCPSGGSIISNLMKEDCHSKIDELFSGKLYLIGIAAIVVAVIMIFEMILSMVLCCGIRNSSVY, translated from the exons ATGGGGGTAGAGGGCTGCACCAAGTGCATCAAGTACCTGCTCTTCGTCTTCAATTTCGTCTTCTGG CTGGCTGGAGGCGTGATCCTGGGCGTGGCCCTGTGGCTCCGCCACGACCCCCAGACTACCAGCCTCCTCTACCTGGAGCTCGGAGACAAGCCCGCACCCAATACCTTCTATGTGG gcATCTACATCCTCATCGCCGTGGGTGCTGTGATGATGTTTGTGGGGTTCCTGGGCTGCTACGGGGCCATCCAGGAGTCACAGTGCTTGCTGGGGACG ttcttCACCTGCCTCGTGATCCTCTTTGCCTGTGAGGTGGCCGCCGGCATCTGGGGTTTCGTCAACAAGGACCAG atcGCCAAGGACGTGAAGCAGTTCTACGACCAGGCCTTGCAGCAGGCCATAGTGGACGACGACGCCAACAACGCCAAGGCTGTGGTGAAGACTTTCCACGAGACG CTCAACTGCTGCGGCTCCAACACGCTGACCACGCTGACCACCTCCGTGCTCAAGAACAGCCTGTGCCCCTCGGGTGGCAGCATCATCAGCAACTTGATGAAG gaggacTGCCACAGCAAGATTGACGAGCTCTTCTCGGGGAAGCTGTACCTCATTGGCATCGCAGCCATTGTGGTCGCTGTGATCATG ATCTTCGAGATGATCCTGAGCATGGTCCTGTGCTGTGGCATCCGGAACAGCTCGGTGTACTGA
- the TSSC4 gene encoding protein TSSC4, translating into MAEAGAALEVDALPSDTVSLSDSDSDLSLPDTAEVEALSPGGLPGGDPEDSGPEEPPEPPRAPPGAVVQPFHLRGTSPTFSQRSHDIFDHLEGAAGRALPSAAPAGPGHSGGFKLPPLPSRRPPAGARGRATQSPASPRAPPVPDYVAHPERWTKYSLEDVAEASEQSNRAAALAFLGPQSLAAPGDYVPSFNQDPSSCGEGRVVFTKPARTSEARPERKRGLRKAGEPGRAAPGNPGAAGGGDGPVELAHLAGPGSPEAAEEGSGPRGGLQEVAVPEGPAPPGAAAGPPPVETVGFHGSKKRSRDHFRSKGRGPEAPGGAEA; encoded by the coding sequence ATGGCTGAGGCGGGGGCAGCCTTGGAGGTCGACGCCCTGCCTTCTGACACCGTCTCCCTTAGTGACTCGGACTCGGACCTTAGCCTGCCAGACACTGCTGAGGTGGAAGCTCTGTCCCCGGGGGGGCTGCCTGGGGGGGACCCGGAGGACTCGGGCCCTGAGGAGCCCCCCGAGCCCCCCCGGGCCCCCCCCGGCGCCGTGGTGCAGCCCTTCCACCTGAGGGGCACGAGCCCCACCTTCTCCCAGCGCAGCCACGACATCTTCGACCACCTGGAGGGGGCGGCCGGGCGGGCTCTGCCCTCTGCGGCCCCGGCCGGCCCGGGCCACAGTGGGGGCTTCAAGCTGCCGCCCCTACCCTCCAGGCGGCCTCCAGCAGGGGCCCGGGGCAGGGCCACTCAGAGCCCTGCTTCTCCAAGGGCGCCCCCCGTCCCCGACTACGTGGCCCACCCCGAGCGCTGGACCAAGTACAGCCTGGAGGACGTGGCCGAGGCCAGTGAGCAGAGCAACCGGGCCGCCGCCCTGGCCTTCCTGGGCCCCCAGAGCCTGGCTGCCCCCGGCGACTACGTGCCCTCCTTCAATCAGGACCCCTCCAGCTGCGGGGAGGGCCGGGTCGTCTTCACCAAACCGGCCCGCACCAGCGAGGCCCGGCCCGAGAGGAAGAGGGGCCTGAGGAAGGCCGGGGAGCCGGGCAGGGCGGCCCCCGGGAACCCGGGAGCGGCGGGCGGCGGCGACGGCCCCGTGGAGCTGGCCCACCTGGCCGGGCCCGGGAGCCCGGAGGCGGCGGAGGAGGGCAGCGGCCCCCGGGGGGGCCTGCAGGAGGTGGCTGTGCCCGAGGGGCCGGCCCCCCCCGGGGCAGCGGCGGGCCCCCCGCCCGTGGAGACAGTGGGCTTCCACGGCAGCAAGAAGCGGAGCAGAGACCACTTCCGGAGCAAGGGCCGCGGCCCCGAGGCCCCGGGGGGCGCTGAGGCCTGA